In Streptomyces sp. NBC_00569, a single genomic region encodes these proteins:
- a CDS encoding twin-arginine translocase TatA/TatE family subunit: protein MFGLSEIAIILIVIAIVVGIKKLPELTRSAGKSARILKAEAKAMKEEQPDTPPRIIPGETVTPPAPPSPPRQEP from the coding sequence ATGTTCGGACTGAGCGAGATAGCCATCATCCTGATCGTGATCGCCATCGTGGTCGGCATCAAGAAACTGCCCGAACTGACCCGCAGCGCAGGAAAATCGGCCCGCATCCTCAAGGCCGAGGCCAAGGCCATGAAGGAAGAGCAACCGGACACCCCGCCCCGGATCATTCCGGGTGAGACGGTGACACCCCCTGCGCCCCCTTCGCCCCCTCGGCAGGAGCCGTAA